One part of the Rattus rattus isolate New Zealand chromosome 14, Rrattus_CSIRO_v1, whole genome shotgun sequence genome encodes these proteins:
- the LOC116883226 gene encoding tubulin beta-4B chain-like, giving the protein LPSFQFWEVISDEHGIDPTGSYHGDSDLQLERINVYYNEAAGNKYVPRAILVDLEPGTMDSVRSGPFGQIFRPDNFVFGMSSCSRRAAQLTHSLPSSCGLYSSVCSIQLSLCPRDHKSWPNLCS; this is encoded by the exons TTGCCTTCGTTTCAGTTTTGGGAGGTGATAAGCGATGAGCATGGCATCGACCCCACTGGCAGTTACCATGGCGACAGTGACTTGCAGCTGGAGAGAATCAATGTGTACTACAATGAAGCTGCTG GCAACAAATATGTACCTCGGGCCATCCTAGTGGACCTGGAGCCAGGCACCATGGACTCAGTGAGGTCGGGACCATTCGGCCAGATCTTCAGGCCAGACAACTTTGTGTTCGGTATGTCGTCATGCTCCAGGAGAGCTGCCCAGCTGACTCATTCCCTTCCTAGCAGCTGTGGGCTTTACAGTTCTGTGTGCAGCATCCAGCTGAGCCTGTGTCCCAGGGACCACAAGTCCTGGCCTAACCTATGCAGCTGA